The genomic region CCGTGCGACCGGCAGCTTGGGCAGATCCTTTCCGGGGGCCAGTGTTTCCACTTCATTGATCAACAGACGGAAACGGTTTCCCATATCCATCAGTGAGGCATTCAGGGATGAACCTCCGGGAACATTGAAGACCATTCTCACAGGATCTGCCTTTCCGCCGATACCCAGGGGATGGATTTCCAGTTTCACCTTTTCTCCACCGGCGATGCTGGGACAGACTTCCAGCATGTGTGAGCCGAGAACCAGAGGATTTTTAGGATCCATATGGTAGGTGTAGTCCTCCATAAAGGATGTTCCTCCCCCCTTTCCCTTGCCCATGACTTTCATGGCTCTGACAAGGGCGGAGGTCTTCCAGTCCCCTTCGGCACCGAATCCATAGCCCTTTTCCATCAGTCTCTGACAGGCCAGTCCGGGGAGCTGGGCCAGGCCGTGAAGGTCTTCGAAAGTAGTCGTGAAGGCGCAGAATCCGCCTTCTGTCAGAAAATTATCCATACCCGCTTCCAGGCGGGCAGCCGTTCTCAGGTCTTCATGCCTGGCCCCACCGGGAAGCAGTTCGGGAGCGACTTCATACTGTGTCTGGTATTCGGCGACAAGAGCGTCGATCTGCTTATCTGTCGCTGCGGCAATGATGGCGGCCAGGTCTCCGACCCCATAACCATACACATCGTATCCCAGAGCGATCTGAGCGGCGACCTTATCTCCTTCTGTTACGGCGACATCTCTCATATTGTCACCGAAACGGGCCACCTTTCCACTCCTCATGTCTTTCACAGCGGCTACGGCTCTGATCCAGGCATCAATTCGCTCATGGACCTGTGCATCTTTCCAGTAACCTACGACGACTTTGCGGTCAATCTTCATCCTTGTGTTGATATACCCATGCTCCCGCCCGCCGTGGGCCGATTGATTGAGGTTCATGAAGTCCATATCGATTTCATCCCAGGGAATGTCCCGATTGTATTGTGTGTGAAAATGGAGGATGGGTTTGCTGAGGATACTCAGGCCGTTGATCCACATCTTGGAGGGGCTGAATGTATGCATCCACAGCATGACACCACCGCAGGAAGGATCGGCACTGGCTTTTATACAGAAGTCCGTAATTTCTTCCGGTCTTGTCATGATTCCCTTATATTCGATCTTCGCAGAAATCCCGTCCTGATCGCTCATATACCGGGCAATTTCTTCTGTATGGCTTCGAACCTGATTCAGGGTCTCTTCACCATAGAGGTGCTGACACCCAGCCACCATCCAGATGGTCATGTCATTGTAAATTTTCATAAAAAACTCCTTTTATTGAGCTACCAGGGCTGATTTGCAGCCCTGGTGCTTTTTTTTTGCTTAGGCCGAAGGGCCTTCTAACTACCAAGGCTCATTTGGAGCCTCGGTGATTTCTTTGTTAAGGCCTAAGGGTGTTAAGGCCTAAGGGCCTAAGGGGGATCAAGACTGCCCGTAGTAGGCATCTTTTCCATGTTTCCTCTGATAATGCTTGTCGATGAGAGCCTGTTTCATTCTCCCACCCTCGGGATTCACCTGCTCTGTAAAAAGAGCCATCCGGCACAATTCCTCTAAAACCGCCGCATTGTAGACTGCTTTTTCGGCATTTGTCCCCCAGGTAAAGGGTCCATGGGAGGCCACCAGAATCATCTGAACCTCATCCACCGAAAGGTTCTGCTCTTTCAAGGCCTCCAGAATCTGGTAGCCCGTCTGCTCCTCATAATTTCCTTTGATCATGTCATCACTCATGACCTTGGTGACAGGAATGTCTCCGGCCAGATGGTCTGCGTGGGTCGTACCATAGAGGGGCACGGCCCTTTTGGCCTGAGCCCAGGCAACGGCATAGGTTGAATGGGTGTGTACAATGCCTCCCAACTGAGGGAAAGCCTTGTACAGCACGACGTGGGTCATCGTATCTGAAGAAGGTCTCATGGAGCCCTCAATGACATTGCCTTCCAGATCGACCAGCACAATGTCTTCCGCCTTCAGTTCAGAATAATCCACACCGCTTGGTTTGATGGCGAATATTTTTTCATCCCGG from Oceanispirochaeta sp. harbors:
- the araA gene encoding L-arabinose isomerase; this encodes MKIYNDMTIWMVAGCQHLYGEETLNQVRSHTEEIARYMSDQDGISAKIEYKGIMTRPEEITDFCIKASADPSCGGVMLWMHTFSPSKMWINGLSILSKPILHFHTQYNRDIPWDEIDMDFMNLNQSAHGGREHGYINTRMKIDRKVVVGYWKDAQVHERIDAWIRAVAAVKDMRSGKVARFGDNMRDVAVTEGDKVAAQIALGYDVYGYGVGDLAAIIAAATDKQIDALVAEYQTQYEVAPELLPGGARHEDLRTAARLEAGMDNFLTEGGFCAFTTTFEDLHGLAQLPGLACQRLMEKGYGFGAEGDWKTSALVRAMKVMGKGKGGGTSFMEDYTYHMDPKNPLVLGSHMLEVCPSIAGGEKVKLEIHPLGIGGKADPVRMVFNVPGGSSLNASLMDMGNRFRLLINEVETLAPGKDLPKLPVARVVWKPQPDLATAAGAWILGGGAHHTGYSKDVTTEMLLDYAEICGMEALVIDAKTEIRSFKSEMKWNDLYYTMRAFSGGV
- a CDS encoding L-ribulose-5-phosphate 4-epimerase codes for the protein MSSMKKLKKTCYEANMEIPARNLAIYTFGNVSVYDRDEKIFAIKPSGVDYSELKAEDIVLVDLEGNVIEGSMRPSSDTMTHVVLYKAFPQLGGIVHTHSTYAVAWAQAKRAVPLYGTTHADHLAGDIPVTKVMSDDMIKGNYEEQTGYQILEALKEQNLSVDEVQMILVASHGPFTWGTNAEKAVYNAAVLEELCRMALFTEQVNPEGGRMKQALIDKHYQRKHGKDAYYGQS